In Fibrobacterota bacterium, a genomic segment contains:
- the glf gene encoding UDP-galactopyranose mutase, giving the protein MYDYLIIGSGFAGSVLAERLAAGSDQKVLLVDKRPHIGGNAYDSYNDSGILIHDYGPHIFHTNSKEVFDYLSRFTAWRTYEHRVLARVDGQLVPIPINLDTVNRLYNMNLRPSEVEAFFASVAEHRDPVRTSEDVVVSKVGRELYEKFFRGYTRKQWDLDPSELDASVTARVPVRTNRDDRYFTDTYQAMPLHGYTRMFQRMLAHPRIHVMLNTDYRSMVGSIPFRKMIYTGPIDAFFDFRFGKLPYRSLEFRHETLDQEVFQPVGTVNYPNEHSYTRITEFKYLTGQRHPKTGIVYEFPRAEGDPYYPVPRKENNELYHRYQSLAAAMPEVMFVGRLATYKYYNMDQVVAQALASYRKLAREEQTAPILV; this is encoded by the coding sequence ATGTATGACTATCTCATAATCGGGTCGGGCTTCGCGGGCAGCGTATTGGCCGAGCGCCTGGCGGCGGGCTCCGATCAGAAGGTGCTCTTGGTCGATAAGCGTCCCCACATCGGCGGGAACGCGTACGACTCCTATAACGACTCCGGGATCCTGATCCACGATTACGGGCCGCATATTTTCCACACCAATAGCAAAGAGGTTTTCGATTACCTTTCGCGCTTCACCGCTTGGCGTACCTATGAGCATAGGGTCCTGGCCCGGGTGGACGGCCAATTGGTCCCCATCCCTATCAACCTGGACACGGTGAACCGGCTCTATAACATGAACCTGAGGCCGTCCGAAGTGGAGGCCTTCTTCGCATCCGTGGCCGAGCATCGCGACCCCGTCCGAACCTCCGAGGACGTGGTGGTAAGCAAGGTGGGCCGGGAGTTGTACGAGAAGTTCTTCCGCGGCTATACCCGCAAGCAATGGGACCTCGACCCCTCCGAGCTGGACGCATCCGTGACGGCGCGCGTGCCAGTGCGCACCAACCGCGACGATCGCTACTTCACCGATACCTATCAAGCCATGCCCTTGCATGGGTACACCCGCATGTTCCAGCGCATGCTGGCGCATCCGCGCATCCACGTCATGCTGAATACCGATTACCGCTCCATGGTCGGGAGCATCCCTTTCCGCAAAATGATCTACACCGGCCCCATCGACGCCTTCTTCGATTTCCGTTTCGGGAAATTGCCCTATCGCTCGCTGGAGTTCCGGCATGAGACCTTGGACCAGGAGGTTTTCCAACCGGTGGGCACGGTGAATTATCCCAACGAGCATTCTTATACGCGCATCACCGAGTTCAAGTACCTCACCGGACAACGGCATCCGAAAACGGGCATCGTTTACGAATTCCCCCGGGCGGAAGGGGATCCTTATTATCCGGTCCCACGCAAAGAGAATAATGAGCTTTACCATCGCTACCAATCCCTGGCTGCCGCCATGCCGGAAGTGATGTTCGTCGGCCGGTTGGCGACCTACAAGTATTACAACATGGACCAGGTGGTGGCCCAGGCCCTGGCGAGCTATCGAAAACTGGCCAGGGAAGAGCAAACCGCGCCCATCCTGGTATGA
- a CDS encoding glycosyltransferase family 1 protein translates to MILEDNGKPDWKAILEPGHGTTGQGGSAVEGRRRDVVCFSHLRWDFVFQRPQHLLTRFARKGRVFYFEEPVRDKACAEPRLQMAAREAGVMLLTPHLPADYSEAKTFAALGELVDGMLSRWSIRDFVAWYYTPMALPFTSHLKPALVVYDCMDELSAFKGAPPSMAEMEHRLMARSELVFTGGASIYAAKKHMHKSIHLFPSSIDKAHFRKAREGGPDPDDQKSIGRPRIGFYGVLDERLDRDLVGALAESRPHWHWILLGPVCKIDPSSLPRRPNLHYLGRKDYANLPRYLAGWDAAMMPFAHNDSTRFISPTKTPEFLAAGKPVVSTSIRDVVDPYGKEGLVHIADAPEAFVAACEKALAQRNNRSWLAKADRFLSKHSWDATWSEMDGLMAAALGARAQGKGRAAHV, encoded by the coding sequence ATGATTCTGGAAGACAATGGAAAGCCCGATTGGAAAGCCATCCTTGAACCCGGCCATGGGACCACGGGCCAGGGTGGAAGCGCGGTCGAGGGACGAAGGCGCGACGTCGTTTGTTTCTCCCATCTGCGCTGGGATTTCGTTTTCCAGCGGCCCCAGCACCTGTTAACCCGCTTCGCGCGCAAGGGCCGCGTCTTCTACTTCGAAGAGCCGGTACGGGACAAGGCCTGCGCCGAACCCCGTCTGCAAATGGCCGCGCGCGAAGCCGGCGTAATGCTGCTGACCCCGCATCTGCCGGCCGACTACTCCGAGGCCAAAACCTTCGCGGCCCTGGGAGAGCTGGTGGACGGCATGCTCTCGCGCTGGTCCATCCGCGACTTCGTGGCGTGGTATTACACCCCCATGGCGCTGCCTTTCACCTCCCACCTGAAACCCGCGCTGGTCGTCTACGATTGCATGGACGAACTCTCCGCCTTCAAGGGGGCGCCGCCGTCGATGGCCGAAATGGAGCATCGCCTAATGGCCCGATCCGAATTGGTATTCACGGGAGGCGCCAGCATCTACGCGGCCAAGAAACATATGCATAAGAGCATCCACCTTTTCCCAAGCAGTATCGATAAGGCGCATTTCCGGAAGGCGCGGGAAGGGGGCCCCGATCCGGATGATCAGAAATCCATCGGCAGGCCCCGCATCGGATTCTACGGCGTGCTGGACGAGCGGTTGGATCGCGACCTGGTGGGGGCGCTTGCGGAATCCAGACCGCATTGGCATTGGATCCTATTGGGGCCGGTATGCAAGATCGATCCCTCTTCCCTGCCCCGGCGCCCTAACCTGCATTACCTCGGCCGTAAGGATTACGCCAATCTCCCACGCTATCTGGCGGGCTGGGACGCGGCCATGATGCCTTTCGCCCATAACGATTCCACCCGCTTCATAAGTCCTACCAAGACTCCGGAGTTCCTGGCGGCGGGTAAACCCGTGGTGTCCACCTCCATCCGCGACGTGGTGGATCCGTACGGCAAGGAAGGCCTGGTCCACATCGCCGACGCTCCGGAGGCCTTCGTAGCGGCCTGCGAGAAGGCCTTGGCGCAACGAAACAACCGGTCTTGGTTGGCCAAGGCGGATCGATTCCTGTCTAAGCATTCCTGGGACGCCACCTGGTCGGAAATGGACGGCCTTATGGCCGCCGCCCTGGGCGCGCGCGCCCAGGGCAAAGGAAGGGCCGCCCATGTATGA